The Actinomycetota bacterium sequence CCCCCCACGCCATGCTCTCGCGCGCCGTGAGCGGTATCCGAGGCGCGACCCTCATAGTCAACCTGCCGGGGAGTCCCCGCGGGGCGAGGGAGAACCTGGAGGTCATCCTGCCCGCCCTCCCCCACGGGCTGGACAAGCTGCGCGGCGACCCCTCGGAGTGCGCCGGCTGAGGCCGTTTCGCTCAATTTGAAAAGGGTTTTGAAAAAGGTATAATATCTCTGTCTTGCGCCCCAAAGGGAACAGGGAGCGACGTTCTCACTCTGGAGGTAAACGTGCTGACCAGGCGGTTCATCAAGATGATCGAGACCAGGGCGGACAAGGTGGCGAAGCTCTGGCTCAAGGAAGTAAGGCAGTCCAAGTACACCCCCACCTACCACCACTTTCCAGAGGAGCTCCTCTTCGAAAGGGCGATGGCCGTCTACGAGCGCCTGGGGTACTGGTTGAGCCCGGAGACGCAGAAGGAGGAGATAAGGCATTTCTACATGAACCTCGGGCAGAGGCGTTACCAGGAGGGATTCCGCCTGGAAGAGGTGATCATGGCCATAATCCTCCTCAAGCGCTACCTGTGGCTCGAGGTGCTCTCGGAGGGTCTCACGCAGACGAACCTGGAGCTCTACCAGGCACTGGAGCTGAACAACCAGGTGGTCCTCTATTTCGACCGGGCCATCTACTACACCACCCTCGGTTACATGGAGGCACTGGAGTCCGCCCGGGCCATCAACCAGTGATGGTCACGGCGGCACCCCCGGTCCCCGCCCCGTATCCGTGCGGGAGAGTCCTTCGCGTGAGCGGCATCGTTGCCCCGCAGCCGCGGCCTGCTATATATTTTGGGAGGTTACGGGAGTTCCTGGAGCACGCGGGCGCGGGTGAAATGCCTTGAAAGGGAAGCGCCGGGCAGCCCCTGAGGGGGTTGTCATCGCATGAGGGCACCAGGGCGGGCGGAAGGGAGAGAGGCTTGCAGCTGATACTGGTCAGGCACGGCGAGACGGAATATAACCGCGCGGACGTCTTCCGGGGACGCGTGGACCTTCCCCTCAACGAACGCGGAAGGATGCAGGCGCGCGCGGCGGCTTCCTGTCTGCGCGAGACGGACTTCGAGGCCTTCTATTCCAGTCCCCTGAGGCGCTCCATGGAGACGGCACGGGCCATAGCGGAGCCGCACGGCGGCGAGGTGCGCCCGCTCGAGGAGTTCAACGACGTCGACTACGGGCTCTGGAGCGGGAAGAGCGTGGACGAGGTGCGCGAGGCCTGGCCGGAATTATTTTCCATATGGGTGGACAACCCGGAGGAGGTGGTCTTTCCGGAGGGCGAATCCCTGCGCGCGGTACGGGAGAGACTGCAGGCCGGGCTGGATCGACTGGCGGAACAACATGACGGGACGATCCTCCTGGTGGGACACAAGCTCATCAACCGCCTGCTCATCTGCATCGTCCTCGACCTCCCCACCGCGGCCTTCTGGCACGTTGACCAGTCCAACGGGGCCATCAACGTCATCGCGCACGGGGAACTGGGATGGGTGCTGCGCCGCATGAACGACGTCGGCCACCTCAAGGGGATGGAGAGCGCGGACCAGCGCACGTGACGCCGCGGTTGAACCGCGGTGCAGGGCGTCGTCGACGCGGGCAGCCGGGGCGATGCGGAGAGGGGGCCGGGGCCCGGCACGGGCTTCGCAGGTCGGGCATGGGCCGGTGGGGTATAATTAACCCGTATGATCGACCCGATAAAAGTGACCCGACGAGGTCAGGAGGGGACCCGGAAGCGGACATGAGAAGCGTCGCGACCACCGTGGACTACACGCTGCGCAAGCGTTCGCTCCTGCGCGACTTCCGCACCGGCCGCATCTCCGTCTACGACGTCTGCGACGCCCATCCGGAGATACGGCGCATCGCCAGGAACGTGGGGGAAAGCACCCGCGCCGTTTGCCCCGTCTGCCGGAGGGAGAACCTGCGCCTCTTGAATTTCGTTTACGGCGAGGAGCTCGACTACGATAACGGGAGGGTCTTCCCAACCAGCGCCATCTTCAACGGGCTGCGGGAGAAGTACCGCAACTTCACCTGCTACGTGGTGGAGGTATGCGTGGGATGCAGCTGGAACCACCTGGTGCGCAGCATCCGCTTCGAGAACACGGGAGGGGAACGAGATGTGTGAATCCCATGCCTACATGATCGAGGGCGACCAGGAAAGGCTGGTCATGGAGGACGTGGTGAACATCAGGGAAGAGGGCGGCAAGG is a genomic window containing:
- a CDS encoding RsbRD N-terminal domain-containing protein yields the protein MIETRADKVAKLWLKEVRQSKYTPTYHHFPEELLFERAMAVYERLGYWLSPETQKEEIRHFYMNLGQRRYQEGFRLEEVIMAIILLKRYLWLEVLSEGLTQTNLELYQALELNNQVVLYFDRAIYYTTLGYMEALESARAINQ
- a CDS encoding histidine phosphatase family protein, with protein sequence MQLILVRHGETEYNRADVFRGRVDLPLNERGRMQARAAASCLRETDFEAFYSSPLRRSMETARAIAEPHGGEVRPLEEFNDVDYGLWSGKSVDEVREAWPELFSIWVDNPEEVVFPEGESLRAVRERLQAGLDRLAEQHDGTILLVGHKLINRLLICIVLDLPTAAFWHVDQSNGAINVIAHGELGWVLRRMNDVGHLKGMESADQRT
- a CDS encoding DUF5318 family protein, with the translated sequence MRSVATTVDYTLRKRSLLRDFRTGRISVYDVCDAHPEIRRIARNVGESTRAVCPVCRRENLRLLNFVYGEELDYDNGRVFPTSAIFNGLREKYRNFTCYVVEVCVGCSWNHLVRSIRFENTGGERDV